The following proteins are co-located in the Silene latifolia isolate original U9 population chromosome 1, ASM4854445v1, whole genome shotgun sequence genome:
- the LOC141658786 gene encoding uncharacterized protein LOC141658786 translates to MDDLEKDFVDCPEIFQMLFADSKKPLFPGCSKFTRLSAVLKLYTLKAGNGWSDKSFSALLRLLSDMLLEGNELPTNTYRCKKVLCPLATNYQKIHACPNDCILYRKDYCDLDECPRCKKSRYKLKEGRKKGGPAKTLWYLSIIPWFKRLFANPKDAEYMLWHDKGRKKDGKLRHVADAPQWRTIDRDFPEFGSEPRNLRLGLCTDGINPFGTLSTRHSTWPIMLIIYNLRPWLTAKSKYILLTMLISGPKQPGNDIDVYLEPLIEDLKMLWNVGVEVFDAASGSKYQMRAMLYCTINDFPAYGNLSGYRLKTDKGCPVCGDDTESEWLEHSGKHVYMCHRRGLDPGHAYRKRKKTFYGKTEHRSAPLVLSGKEYHARVKNIITEFGKPYKPPPNGVYHTKKSIFWDLPYWEHLSVRHCIDVMHVEKNVFDSIIGTLLSMPNKTKDGVKARHDMVARGRFEVNPIQKGKRTYLPPICTTLSRNEKKVLCESLKGVKVPHGYSSNISSLVSMKDLKLVGLKSHDCHVLLTQLLPIAIRSILPKHVRQVITKLCKFFNAINAKDIDPDSLDDLQADVVVTLCELEMYFPISFFDIMVHLIVHLVREIKLCGPVFQRSMWPMEREMGTYKRRMKNRYRPEGSIIEATVASETLGFCQDYLNNMKPLGLPTSRHEGRLQGKGTLGKKVITVDVALFDKAHLYVLQHMTEVHPYLSDHFAIRILI, encoded by the coding sequence ATGGATGATCTTGAAAAAGATTTTGTCGATTGTCCGGAAATTTTTCAAATGTTGTTTGCTGATTCAAAAAAGCCGTTATTTCCGGGTTGCTCTAAATTTACCCGTCTATCAGCGGTGTTGAAGTTGTACACCTTAAAAGCTGGGAACGGGTGGAGCGATAAGAGTTTTAGTGCTTTATTGAGACTCTTGTCCGATATGTTGCTGGAAGGTAATGAGCTTCCCACTAACACTTATCGATGTAAGAAAGTGTTATGTCCCCTCGCTACGAATTACCAAAAGATCCATGCGTGCCCGAATGATTGCATTTTGTACCGTAAAGACTACTGCGACTTAGATGAGTGCCCACGATGCAAGAAGTCAAGGTATAAGCTTAAAGAAGGTCGTAAAAAAGGGGGTCCGGCCAAGACCTTATGGTATTTATCAATAATACCATGGTTTAAGCGTTTGTTTGCAAATCCGAAGGATGCAGAGTATATGTTATGGCATGACAAAGGGAGGAAAAAAGATGGCAAGTTACGACATGTCGCTGATGCTCCTCAGTGGAGGACAATCGATAGAGATTTCCCGGAATTTGGTAGTGAACCTAGAAATTTAAGATTAGGGCTTTGCACGGACGGAATTAATCCTTTCGGAACTCTAAGTACCCGACATAGTACTTGGCCAATAATGTTGATAATTTACAATCTTCGTCCTTGGCTTACTGCAAAGAGCAAATACATTTTATTGACCATGTTAATATCAGGTCCTAAACAACCGGGTAATGACATTGACGTGTATCTAGAGCCACTGATAGAGGATTTGAAAATGTTGTGGAATGTTGGAGTGGAGGTGTTTGATGCAGCTAGCGGTTCAAAATATCAAATGCGTGCTATGTTGTACTGCACTATCAATGACTTCCCTGCGTATGGTAACCTCTCGGGTTATAGGCTGAAGACCGATAAGGGTTGTCCTGTATGTGGTGATGACACCGAGTCTGAATGGTTGGAGCACTCTGGGAAACATGTGTACATGTGTCATCGTCGAGGGCTTGACCCGGGCCATGCATATcgtaagaggaagaagacattCTATGGTAAAACTGAACACCGGTCAGCCCCTTTAGTTCTAAGTGGAAAAGAATATCACGCACGGGTTAAAAACATCATTACAGAGTTTGGAAAACCATACAAACCTCCACCAAACGGTGTATATCACACAAAGAAGTCCATATTTTGGGACCTACCTTATTGGGAGCATTTGTCGGTTAGGCATTGTATTGACGTCATGCATGTAGAAAAGAACGTGTTTGATAGTATTATTGGCACTTTGTTGAGTATGCCTAATAAAACTAAAGATGGCGTCAAAGCGAGACATGACATGGTTGCTAGGGGTCGTTTCGAGGTAAATCCAATTCAGAAGGGGAAGCGTACCTACTTACCCCCAATTTGCACGACTTTGTCCAGAAATGAGAAGAAGGTGCTTTGTGAATCTTTAAAGGGAGTGAAGGTGCCGCATGGATATTCCTCCAACATAAGTAGCCTTGTTTCAATGAAGGATTTGAAGTTAGTGGGATTGAAATCTCATGATTGCCATGTTTTGTTAACCCAGCTATTGCCTATAGCTATTCGATCTATTTTGCCTAAGCATGTCAGACAAGTCATCACAAAGCTTTGTAAATTCTTTAATGCAATAAACGCGAAAGACATTGATCCAGATTCTTTGGATGATTTACAAGCCGATGTTGTTGTGACACTTTGTGAGCTTGAAATGTACTTTCCAATTAGTTTCTTTGACATTATGGTTCACTTAATTGTTCACCTGGTGCGAGAGATAAAACTTTGTGGACCGGTATTTCAGAGAAGCATGTGGCCGATGGAGCGAGAGATGGGTACCTATAAGAGACGAATGAAGAATCGATATCGTCCTGAAGGCAGTATTATTGAAGCAACGGTTGCTTCTGAGACACTTGGATTTTGCCAAGATTATTTGAATAATATGAAACCTCTTGGACTTCCTACATCTCGACATGAAGGAAGACTTCAAGGGAAGGGTACTTTGGGAAAAAAGGTCATTACCGTTGATGTTGCTTTATTTGACAAGGCTCATCTGTATGTTTTGCAACACATGACAGAGGTTCATCCATATTTAAGTGATCACTTTGCCATaagaattttaatttaa